A window of Malania oleifera isolate guangnan ecotype guangnan chromosome 5, ASM2987363v1, whole genome shotgun sequence contains these coding sequences:
- the LOC131155802 gene encoding gibberellin receptor GID1B-like: protein MAGSNEINLNECKRVVPLNTFVLISNFKLAYNLLRRPDGTFNRELAEFLERKVPANTIPVDGVFSFDVINKSTGLLNRVYQPAPENEAQWGVVELEKPLSSTKVVPVILFFHGGSFTHSSANSAIYDTFCRRLVRICRAVVVSVNYRRSPEYRYPSAYDDGWTALEWVKSRPWLQSGKDTKVHVYLAGDSSGGNIAHHVAVRAAESGVEVLGNILLHPMFGGQERTESEKRLDGKYFVTIQDRDWYWRAFLPEGEDRDHPACNPFGPKGKSLEGLKFPKSLVVVAGLDLIQDRQLAYVEGLQNARKEVKLLFLEQATIGFYFLPNNDHFYCLMEEMKNFVNSDC from the exons ATGGCTGGCAGTAACGAAATTAATCTCAATGAATGCAAG AGGGTGGTTCCACTCAATACATTTGTCCTCATCTCCAATTTCAAGTTAGCTTACAATCTCCTTCGCCGGCCAGATGGAACTTTCAACCGTGAATTGGCAGAGTTCCTTGAACGGAAAGTACCTGCCAACACGATTCCGGTTGATGGGGTTTTCTCCTTTGATGTCATCAATAAATCAACCGGGCTGCTTAACCGGGTATACCAGCCAGCCCCAGAAAATGAGGCTCAATGGGGTGTTGTAGAGCTTGAAAAGCCCTTGAGCAGTACTAAAGTGGTGCCTGTCATTCTTTTCTTCCATGGTGGGAGCTTCACTCACTCTTCTGCCAATAGTGCTATTTATGATACTTTTTGTCGCCGTCTTGTGCGCATTTGCAGGGCTGTTGTGGTGTCTGTAAATTATCGCCGATCACCTGAGTATCGATACCCATCTGCATATGATGATGGTTGGACAGCGCTCGAGTGGGTTAAATCAAGACCATGGCTCCAAAGTGGGAAGGATACCAAGGTTCATGTATATTTGGCCGGAGATAGTTCTGGGGGTAATATAGCCCATCACGTCGCAGTTAGAGCGGCTGAATCAGGAGTTGAGGTACTAGGTAACATACTTCTTCACCCAATGTTTGGCGGGCAAGAAAGAACAGAATCAGAGAAGCGATTGGATGGAAAATACTTCGTTACAATTCAAGACCGGGATTGGTATTGGAGGGCTTTTCTCCCCGAAGGGGAAGACAGAGACCATCCGGCCTGTAACCCCTTTGGCCCCAAGGGCAAGAGCCTTGAAGGACTCAAGTTTCCTAAGAGCCTCGTCGTTGTTGCTGGTTTGGATCTTATTCAGGACAGGCAACTGGCTTATGTAGAAGGGCTCCAAAATGCCAGGAAAGAAGTGAAACTTCTTTTTCTAGAGCAGGCCACAATTGGCTTCTATTTCTTGCCAAATAATGATCACTTCTATTGTCTCATGGAGGAGATGAAAAACTTCGTGAATTCTGACTGTTGA